The sequence CCTCGCATTGTAGTTAGAGATTGTTTCATATATGTGGGCGCGATTGTTAATTGAGTAATGTGTTAAACAGAGGATGATGAGCCATACCTGAAAGTTTAAGCATTTTTGGTAGTCATAATTTTTAGATCCAATTACTTTTCCGCAGCAGAAGTCATGCTTTTTCGTATGAAACCTCCAAATGATCCACCATCGGCAGGTTTCTAAGCCTTGAATCATTTCAAAATTTATGAGGGTGTAGGTCATTCAGATCAGGCTGAATGATGGTAAAACCAATGCTATGTTTGATTGACCACAGTCCATCTGGCATGGTTTATCAGTAAAGTAAATAAAAAGAGCAGATACGTTTTTAGACGCTAAACGGGATAGTGGCGTTTCGACTAATATTTATGTACGAAAGGATAATTTTTGTTAAAACTCAGAATTTAAAACTAAAAATGTGAGCACTGAGGGAATATAATAGTTGAACTTGTTGGGCATACGTTAATTTTCTTCGTACCTCTATAACTGGTGTCTTTACAAAAATTATCAAGGATAGATTGCTCAGGCAAAAGGCTGAATAATGGCATATATCATTGGTAATCAATTGGTTGTGTTGCATAGGTTCGCTCTGCTGGAACATACAGTTAATCAGAGGACTAGTGCCGGGAACCAGAAAACAGCATCACCGAGCCAGCGGTATCGTTCGTTTCTGAGAAAATAAGCGGGATAACGCTGTATGCCATATAATGTCAAACTCATCAGCGCTAACATGATTGCCGACCGTTGGGCAAAGCGATCGTTTGTAACGAAGCATAGGGTCAGACCCGTGGCAATGATGGCAAATGTCAGCCAGCGAAGGAGGGTGTCACTTCGTTCTTCCCCCCATTCTGTGGCCAGCGAGAATTCGCGTTTGCCAGACTGTTCGCGCTTTTCCATGATGGCGAACAGCAGCAGGTTTTGAAACGCAATACCGAGAAACATCAGAAATTCGGCAATTTCGATCCCACTGACACGTGGGCGCTGAACCCATACACTGCCCCACACACCCGCCGAATAGAGTATAGCCACCAAGGGCTCTTTCAACAACAGCGCCGGGTGTCGTGACGGGAGCCTAAACACTGCACCAATGTAGGCCGCACAAATACCTCCTAAAACAAGGCCGAACTTAATAACACTGCCTGGTAGAAAAAAGGCCAGTATAAACGCCAGTGCAGCTGCTGCCATCACGACCCGCCAGAGCAATGGTGCGTAGTGTCGATGAAATCGATGCCGGGCGGTAGCGGGTCCAGAAGGCTTCCGGATATCCAGGAGCCGGTCGACGGTATAAATAATGAAAACAACCAGAGCCAGAACCAGGGGTGTAGCCCAGTGTATCGGTGTTACATCCGATAGCCGGGCTGCCATACGATTCGACAACACGGCCCCAAATACGACCGGTAAACTCAGGTAATAAGCGTTGCGTAAAGGTGTAAGCAAAGGACTCAATGAACAGGTAACAATAGGCAATAAACTTGGGTAAACCCCATAGGTTTTGAAACCCTATGTGATTTAGGTAATGGGCAGAGCCAGCCAGGGCTCCTGACGACTTATCACATTAACCAACTGCCCAACGCGAAGCGTACCTAGCGGCCGATCTCCCTTTGAGGCTGCCAGAACGTTCTGACCGAACAGAATTTTGTGATTCCACTGTCGATAGGTAGCCAGTGTTCGGAGAGGTTCTTTACCTTTTTGCCCCGTTGCAGGGTCAATCGTAGTCAGAACACAGCGGGCACAGGGTTTTACGCCATACAGATCAATTCCGTCGATCTGGAAATGATTCCAGGCGTCTTCTTCGTTCGGTAAGCTTCCGGTTACAACAATATTGGGTCGAAACCGGAGCATCTCAAGCACCTGAGGTTGCCCATTCTCATGGACGGGTAAGCGTCGATTAAGTTCGTCGAGCGAGGCTTCACCAATGAGCAGATACGGATAGCCATCGGCAAAGCTAACCGCATCATCTTGGCGGGCGTATTTCAGATCAACGGCCCGGTAGGTGGTATCGGGCATAAAAACCAGTCGGCTTGGTACGCCCAGTGCCGCCGTGAACCACTGATCAGCCTGGTCGCTGACCGTAACCGCCGGTACATCGTGGCTATCCCAGATGGTAACCAACATCGTCTCCCGTGATTCTGGCAAATCGGTCGATTCGTCTGGCACGACCAGCGGCAGTTCCAGCACATCGCCGGGGCGGTGGCGATGCCAGACGCGTAACCGAGCGCCATCAATGGCTACGTCGATCAGGGCCATCTGCTGATTGGCGCGTTGGGTCATAAACTGTCCATCGGGCGAAACCAACATAAAACGCCGATCGTATTGAAGGCCTTTTGCTTCAATGACCGCTTCGTTTACAGAAATACCCCCGAGTGATTTTATGGGATAAATGTGGAGTTCGGAAATTGTGACCATGTTCGGAATTGTTGCCTTAAAAACTCATTCTTGGCAGGGGACTTACAGTCTGCGCCGTAAAATCTCCCTGTTCATATTTGAACTGAGCGGCCATGGCAATCATAGCAGCATTGTCGGTACAGTACTCAAAGCGCGGGATAAAAACGTTCCAGTTCTGTTCATTCCCAAGCTGGGTGAGTGCCGAACGCAAACCGCTGTTGGCTGATACTCCTCCCGCAATGGCAATGTCGTGAATCCCGGTTTCGCGGACCGCCCGCTTCAGTTTCGACAGTAACATCTGCACCAGTGTATGTTGGATACTGGCACAAATATCGGCTAGATTTTCCGCGATGAAATCAGGATTTTTCTTGACGTTATCGCGGAGAAAGTACAAAATAGCCGTTTTTATACCACTGAATGAAAAATCCAGACCGGGCATTTCACCCATTGGGAACTTGTAGGCCAGTGGATTACCGGCTTTCGCATATTTGTCGATCAAAGGACCGCCAGGGTAGGGGAGGTTAAGCAATTTAGCCGACTTATCGAAGGCTTCACCAACGGCATCGTCCTGAGTTTGGCCAATAACCTCCATAGTGAGCGGGCTATTGATGCGCACGAGTTGCGTGTGCCCGCCACTGACCGTCAGACACAGGAAGGGAAAGCCCGGTTTCGGACGGGCAATGCCTTCGTGCTGGTCGTCGATGAAATGGGCCAGAACATGAGCCTGCATGTGGTTAACCTCAATGAGCGGAATGTTTAATCCCAGCGCCAGGGCTTTGGCAAAGGATGCACCAACCAGTAATGACCCTAATAAACCAGGTCCTCTCGTGAACGCAATGGCCGACAGCTCCGTTTTGGCTATATTTGCATCAATTAAAGCCCGTTCGACTACGGGGAGAATATGCTGCTGGTGGGCTCGCGAGGCCAGTTCGGGTACAACACCCCCGTATTGTTCGTGAATCAACTGCGTAGCAATGATGTTGGATCTCAACTGTCCGTTGGCTAAAACAGCCGCCGATGTTTCGTCGCAGGAGGATTCAATAGCTAAAATATTCACCGTACAAAACTAATGGATAATGATTCTTGTAGAATATATAATGGAAGTTGCTACTAAACCGTTCCCTCTCTTAGTTGTCAGAGGTAGGAGTATTTTCCAATAATCATTGTACATTAGGCATTTCCGGCCCGAATGCGTCAATTCTTCGCCATATTCCTTAAAACACTGCTCTACCTGCTGCTCACGGTGATCGGCTTGCTGCTAGGCGCTGTGCTGGGTCTGCAAATTCCGGCAGTGCAGACCAGGGTTGTGAGCGAATTGGCTACACGTTTCTCTAAAACACTTCAGTTTCCTGTTGATATTCAGGGTGTTTCGATCAAATGGTTCGATTCGATCACACTCACCGGCGTTCGTATTCGCGATCGTGAAGGGCGGCCCATGATTCGGGTTGGGCGACTCGATGCAGATTATGATCTGCAAAATCTCATCGATTCGTCGGCGCACAACATTCACCTCGACGAAATTGTGTTGTATCGGCCTGATGTCCGGATGATCAAAAATCCGAAAACCGGTGATACCAATCTAGACGAATTTATTGCCCGGATCGAAGAACTGACGTCTGATCCTGCCAAACCCAGTGTTCCGAACCAGAATGTTCCGTTCACGGTCAGTCACATACACCTGGTTGAGGGAGCCTATACGCTCGAAGATCCGCGTGAACCGTTTATGCGAAATCATAAACGATTCGACTACAACCACTTTACGCTGAAAAACCTGACGGCAGAGGTTAGTAATTTTTTAATATTGGGCGATACGATTGCGCTCGACATTAAAGGACTGTCCGGCGTTGACCGGGATTCGCGCTTGTTAATTCGGCAGTTGGATACCCGTTTTCTGTACTGCAATACAAAAATGGAGCTGGCCAGATTGCGCGCTCATATCGGTAACTCGATCATTCGTAACAGCCTGACATTCTTCTATGATCGGCCATCGGCATTCAGTGATTTCAACAGCCGTGTGCTTATGCAGGCCCATTTTCGCGATAGCGAAGTGCAGTCAAAAGATCTGGGTTTCTTTTCGGATTACCTGCGGGAGCTCAACGAAACCTGGTATCTGAGCGGCATTTTTACGGGTACGGTCAATGAGTTTCGGTTGAGTCATACCGATCTGCGTTTTGGACCCGGCGGCCGCAGTCGACTCGCCGGCGATATTGCCTGGAAAGGGCTGCCAGATATGGACCGGACAACGGTCGATTTTGCCTTTACGCCTTCACTGGTTAATATGGCCGATATTCGCCAATATTATCCGGACACGTCGTTCAATCACACGATTCAAAAGCTGGGCACCGTTGGCTTTGACGCCAAGTTTGTCGGTGCATTCGATAATTTCAAGACCAAAGGCACCTTCCGGACGAGCATTGGCACCGTAACGGGCGATCTGGCCCTGAAACTAGCCGACAATTCGGATCAGACTACCTACACGGCCACGCTGAAAAGTGAGAATCTGGAACTCGGTCAGTTGATCGACCAGCCAGACCAATTCGGTAAACTCGACGGAGAAGGTCGTATTATCGGACATGGAACAGATTTGGAACGGGCCAGTATCGACATTGATGGCCGACTGGAGCGGCTGGGCTGGCAGGGATACGATTATCACAATGTGGTGGCGCAGGGTAATTTACAGAAAGCGTTTTTTCATGGCCACGTAAACATGACTGATGCGAATCTGAACTTTTTGGTGGATGGTGAATTCGATCTGCGCGGTCCGAAGAACCGTTATGACCTGCAAGGTACGATTCGACACGCCGACCTGCGCGAGTTAGGGTATATGTCTGACTCACTTGTGGTAAAAACAGATTTAGATGTTAAGCTGGAAGGCAGTAAACTGGATGATATTGTTGGAAATGCCTATTTCCACAATGCCGAGTTGAGTCTTAATAAGCGGAAGCTGAACGTAGGGACACTGTCGTTGCTGTCGTCGATCGAACGCAAAGACTCCATCGGTACGCAGCGTTATTTTGACCTTGATTCTGATTTCCTGACAACCCGCTTGCAGGGTAATTTCCAGCCTCAGCGTACGATTGATGATCTAAAGCGGCTGGCTCGTGAATATGAACTTCATTTTGCAGGAGACGCTGCCGGAATGAAGGCCTATTATCAGCAGAAACAGCGCCAGGCCAGCGCCCTTCGCGCTAAATCAATGGCCCGATACGGTGTCGATTTCCAGTTTGTTTCAAAAGACATTGCACCGTTGCTGACGTTTTTGAGCCCATCGGTATACATAGCTCCGGCGACCCGCCTTGAAGGTCGCTTTATGGTCGACAATACATCCTTTCTGACGGCTAACGTCAAGACCGATTCGCTGCGCTTTAATAAACTGGGGTTCGGGCCGAGCGAGCTTGATCTGACTACGTCCAAATTTACGTATGATGAAGAGGTGCTGGCATCGGCCGTGGTGACTTCACAGCGACAGGCCTTCAGTTCACTGATTCCTACCCGCAACCTTCAGGCTGAAGCTTCCTGGGATGTCGACCACATCAATTTTACCAGTAGTGTCGAACAGACGGGTAGCTCGAATAGGGCCGATCTGAATGGTGAAATGCGTTTCAAAGGCGATGCCATCGACCTGACATTTCATCAATCGAAAGTCAGGGTGCTGGATGGCGACTGGACGCTAAATCCACAAAGTCTTATTCGGAAAGTAGGGGACGAATATACCATTACCAATCTGTCGGTACTCAATAAGAACCAACTAATTCGGGCATCGGGAAAACTCTCGGCCGATTCTGTTCAGCGGCTAAACCTGGAAGCTCAACACTTCCTGCTTCGGTCGCTGAATCCCTTGCTGAATACGGATTTTGGAGGAACGCTCAATGGAACCCTGACGGTGCGCGATGTGTATGCAACGCCCATTATCGAGAGTGAATTTTCGGTTGATACATTGTCGTATCAGAAGGCGCTGGTGGGCGATATGCGTGGTCGGGCTAAGTGGGACCAGGCAACACAGCGACTTAATGTCAATGCTAACCTGAATCGGAACGGGGCCGATGTGCTAACCCTTACCGGAAACTATACGCCCCAGCAAAAGACCAATCCGCTGGCTCTGAAAGCGAATCTTAACAATGCCGATCTGCATATTCTGGAAGCCTTTACGACCGACCTGTTTTCTAACCTGGGCGGTACTGCCAGTGGAATGGTGGCCATTACCGGAACGCCGTCGGCCCCGGTGCTGAACGGTGATGTCGATGTGATTGGTGGTCGCGGCCGTTTCGATTATCTGAAAGCCGATTTTACATTCGATGATAAGATCTATTTTGGCGAGAATGAAATCGTTACCCGCAAGCTGACCTTGCGCGATCCAGACGGCAATACCGCTCAAATACGAGGGGGCGTTTATCACGATGGCTTCCGGTATTTCACGCTGGGATTTGACGCCGACCTGAAAAACTTTCGAATTCTGAATACGGCGGCCAAAGACAACGATATGTTTTATGGGCAGGCGGTTGTGACGGGTAAGGCCGAACTATACGGGCCGCTCAATAATCTGACAATCCGGGCCAACGTTGCCAGTAATAAAGGAACCCGTATTTATATCCCGCTAGATGGTGCCACAACGCTGGCTTCCGACGATCAGATTCGGTTTGTAAACCGCAGCAGCTCACCAGCTAGTCAGACAACTACCAACACGTCGAACAAAATTGGAGCCTCCGACCTTGATTTGTCGCGGATTCAGATGGATTTCAATTTTGACATTACGCCCGATGCATACTGCGAAAT comes from Spirosoma aureum and encodes:
- a CDS encoding MOSC domain-containing protein yields the protein MVTISELHIYPIKSLGGISVNEAVIEAKGLQYDRRFMLVSPDGQFMTQRANQQMALIDVAIDGARLRVWHRHRPGDVLELPLVVPDESTDLPESRETMLVTIWDSHDVPAVTVSDQADQWFTAALGVPSRLVFMPDTTYRAVDLKYARQDDAVSFADGYPYLLIGEASLDELNRRLPVHENGQPQVLEMLRFRPNIVVTGSLPNEEDAWNHFQIDGIDLYGVKPCARCVLTTIDPATGQKGKEPLRTLATYRQWNHKILFGQNVLAASKGDRPLGTLRVGQLVNVISRQEPWLALPIT
- the tsaD gene encoding tRNA (adenosine(37)-N6)-threonylcarbamoyltransferase complex transferase subunit TsaD; this encodes MNILAIESSCDETSAAVLANGQLRSNIIATQLIHEQYGGVVPELASRAHQQHILPVVERALIDANIAKTELSAIAFTRGPGLLGSLLVGASFAKALALGLNIPLIEVNHMQAHVLAHFIDDQHEGIARPKPGFPFLCLTVSGGHTQLVRINSPLTMEVIGQTQDDAVGEAFDKSAKLLNLPYPGGPLIDKYAKAGNPLAYKFPMGEMPGLDFSFSGIKTAILYFLRDNVKKNPDFIAENLADICASIQHTLVQMLLSKLKRAVRETGIHDIAIAGGVSANSGLRSALTQLGNEQNWNVFIPRFEYCTDNAAMIAMAAQFKYEQGDFTAQTVSPLPRMSF
- a CDS encoding translocation/assembly module TamB domain-containing protein, which translates into the protein MRQFFAIFLKTLLYLLLTVIGLLLGAVLGLQIPAVQTRVVSELATRFSKTLQFPVDIQGVSIKWFDSITLTGVRIRDREGRPMIRVGRLDADYDLQNLIDSSAHNIHLDEIVLYRPDVRMIKNPKTGDTNLDEFIARIEELTSDPAKPSVPNQNVPFTVSHIHLVEGAYTLEDPREPFMRNHKRFDYNHFTLKNLTAEVSNFLILGDTIALDIKGLSGVDRDSRLLIRQLDTRFLYCNTKMELARLRAHIGNSIIRNSLTFFYDRPSAFSDFNSRVLMQAHFRDSEVQSKDLGFFSDYLRELNETWYLSGIFTGTVNEFRLSHTDLRFGPGGRSRLAGDIAWKGLPDMDRTTVDFAFTPSLVNMADIRQYYPDTSFNHTIQKLGTVGFDAKFVGAFDNFKTKGTFRTSIGTVTGDLALKLADNSDQTTYTATLKSENLELGQLIDQPDQFGKLDGEGRIIGHGTDLERASIDIDGRLERLGWQGYDYHNVVAQGNLQKAFFHGHVNMTDANLNFLVDGEFDLRGPKNRYDLQGTIRHADLRELGYMSDSLVVKTDLDVKLEGSKLDDIVGNAYFHNAELSLNKRKLNVGTLSLLSSIERKDSIGTQRYFDLDSDFLTTRLQGNFQPQRTIDDLKRLAREYELHFAGDAAGMKAYYQQKQRQASALRAKSMARYGVDFQFVSKDIAPLLTFLSPSVYIAPATRLEGRFMVDNTSFLTANVKTDSLRFNKLGFGPSELDLTTSKFTYDEEVLASAVVTSQRQAFSSLIPTRNLQAEASWDVDHINFTSSVEQTGSSNRADLNGEMRFKGDAIDLTFHQSKVRVLDGDWTLNPQSLIRKVGDEYTITNLSVLNKNQLIRASGKLSADSVQRLNLEAQHFLLRSLNPLLNTDFGGTLNGTLTVRDVYATPIIESEFSVDTLSYQKALVGDMRGRAKWDQATQRLNVNANLNRNGADVLTLTGNYTPQQKTNPLALKANLNNADLHILEAFTTDLFSNLGGTASGMVAITGTPSAPVLNGDVDVIGGRGRFDYLKADFTFDDKIYFGENEIVTRKLTLRDPDGNTAQIRGGVYHDGFRYFTLGFDADLKNFRILNTAAKDNDMFYGQAVVTGKAELYGPLNNLTIRANVASNKGTRIYIPLDGATTLASDDQIRFVNRSSSPASQTTTNTSNKIGASDLDLSRIQMDFNFDITPDAYCEIQLDRQTGDIIKAYGQGRLAMKVDTKGDFSMTGNYEIQRGEYTFTFQNIINKRFQIRPNSRMTWTGDPYGALLDVTAAYTQYTSLSPLLPSSSTSADQTRRYPVDLVIKLNGELGSPAISYDLDVKEYPASSDFRQAVTAFKSRIQSNDQELTRQVSSVLLFNQLLPEGTNLFDQGQVNSGVANSVSELISNQISRLASNLDEKLDIGVSIGGFTSNNTQNENLLNNLQLRFSYRLLNDRLRISRDGGFTYGQSQYNAASLLGEWTLEYFITPDGKFRAKVYNRNQQSILSQYSVGSTITTGGGLSFLYTRSFNRLFGGKRNAPGLTPEKPSEPTPAPPPPITTSAGSGRTAF